In Galactobacillus timonensis, the genomic window CTGCGCCGGCAACGCCCATGTTCATCGGAAAAACAAGGAACCAGTCCAGAAAGATATTGATCATGCCGCCCGTCAATACGGCGCGGAACGCACGTTTCGGATCCCGATCAAGACGCAGGAATGCCGCAAAGAAATCCGGTCCGACAATGATTGGCAGAAAGCCGATTACGATTCTGCCATAGGCATAGGCGGTCGAAAAAATCTCCTCGTTTGCGCCAAGTGCGACGAGAATATCCTTCAGCTTCCACAGGCACAGCAGCCAGGATGCCACAGTGACTAAGGCGCAGCCGATGGCTGCGATGGTGAAGTACTGCAGCCCTTCTTCCTTCTTTCCTCTGCCAAGGGCGTTGCCCATATGGACACTTCCGCCCAGGGCAAACAGCGATGCCAGAACATACATCAATGTATACAGGGGATTGATAACCGCAATCGCAGCTGTACCGACAGCACCGGCATACTGGCCGACCGCGATCGTATCAACGAACGAGTAAATCGACATCGCAAGCGCCGCTCCCAGGGTCGGAACCAGATAGGAGCGGTAGATCGAATGCACATTGTCCTTCAGAAAATCCATGAAACCTCCAAAGTGTCCCCACTATAGCAGGCATATGAAAATTTTTCAAACCGGCAGATGTGCACGTATGTTTGACACTCCCACAGCTAAAGCACGTGGGATTCTTGAGAAGTCTGATTGCTTACGCAATCCTTATTCTCAAAGGGCTTGCCAACAGCCCTCTACACAGTCCCTCAGCACTGAGGTTCTGTTTACCTTTCCTTGCGATGTTGCACGCTCCGTTGATGTCTGCGTTAACGAGCGTGTTTTCTTTGGTACTGTACAATCCCCGTTTGATGCGTTTGCCTGAGAATGTACCGGCATACGGATGTTTTGTGTCGTACACCGGAATCGCGTCACCGTCTAAGAACGATGCCTTTGACGTGTACGATTCTTCCGTTTCGATGTANNNNNNNNNNNNNNNNNNNNNNNNNNNNNNNNNNNNNNNNNNNNNNNNNNNNNNNNNNNNNNNNNNNNNNNNNNNNNNNNNNNNNNNNNNNNNNNNNNNNNNNNNNNNNNNNNNNNNNNNNNNNNNNNNNNNNNNNNNNNNNNNNNNNNNNNNNNNNNNNNNNNNNNNNNNNNNNNNNNNNNNNNNNNNNNNNNNNNNNNNNNNNNNNNNNNNNNNNNNNNNNNNNNNNNNNNNNNNNNNNNNNNNNNNNNNNNNNNNNNNNNNNNNNNNNNNNNNNNNNNNNNNNNNNNNNNNNNNNNNNNNNNNNNNNNNNNNNNNNNGATTTGATCTCACGTCCGTCAACGATGAACGACGTCCCCGTGGTTGTTACACGCGACGCACGATTATCGAGACTGACATCATTCGCTTATACATTTTCCGCATTCAGATTCTGCGGCTCTTCTTCCTGCTCGTAGCAGTACTGAATCTTCAGTGCCTTGCCGCTCAGCACGGGCACGATGCGTACCTCCGCGATGTGCCTGCCTGAAATTCTTTCAGGTACCGGAATACGTATGGAATCCAGATCCGGATGCTGCTTTGAGAACGTACGACTCATCGGAACGCTCAAATTGCCGTTCTTGATATTGATTGCGTTCGTTGACAGCACCAGCAGATACTTTCCGCCTTTCGTGCGGTAGTGGGGAATGCGCACTTTCTTGTCGTAGCTGCCGGACTTCTTCTTATTAAGCAGCGCAAAGAAAGACCGGAAGGCATGATCGCACGTCCGCAGGATCTGCTGAGAAATGCCGGCCTGCAGCAGCTTGTAATTTTCATTATCTTTGCAAAGATGGTAGTTCTCTTCATACCGCAGATACTTGTTCGTCGCAAAGAAATACTGACGGATCTGATACAGTCCAACGTTGTACAGATTGTTGGCATACGAGCACATCTCAAGGATCGCTTCGTACTGGTCCTTCGGCAGATGCCGAATGTAGTTTGTCTGCGTCAGATACATGACTTCACCTCCTTTCCGCTTAAATTATACGGTAACAGTGGCCTTTCATTCCAATGCTGAAGCACATGGGTTTTCCCGGCCGTTTTTCATTTTATGAAATATGTAATGGTATCCGGCTGCCGATATTCCGGTCTGATTACATCTTCTCCGGTGCCGAGACACCGACCAGATGCAGCGCATTTTTCAGAGTAACCATGCATGCCTTCGTGAGACCAAGACGCTCGTTGGTAAGTTCAGGATCATCCGTCAGGACACGCACACTGTTGTAGTAGCTGTGGTACGTCTTAACAAAATCCATGATGTACTCCGTCATCTTGTTCGGCTTACGGTCACGGGCATCGTCTGCCACTTCCTTCGGGAACTCGCTGATCAGCTTCATCAGACGCAGCTCCTTGGCATCCGTCAGTCCGCTGTAATCATCCGTCGGCGCAAACTCCGGCGTACCTTCCCTGGTCAGAATCGAATGCATACGGCTGTAGGCATACTGGGCATAGAACACCGGATTGTTCATATCCTTCGTCCGGGCCAGCTTCAGATCCAGATCCATCTGCGTCGCCACATCCTTCGATACGAAGAACCAGCGCGCCGCATCCGTGCCAAGATCCTCGCACAGCTCACGCAGCGTAATGGCGTTGCCCGTACGCTTGCTCATCTTGACTTCTTCACCGTCTTCAACCATCCGTACCATCTGGATGATGTCAACCGTCAATGTACCTTCCGGCAGACCGCAAGCCTTCAAAGCACACTGCATACGTGTCACATAGCTGTGATGATCCGCGCCCCAGAGGTCGATCAGCTTCTCATAGCCACGTTCCACCTTATACATATGGTTCGCAATATCCGGTGTCAGATACGCCAGTGTACCATCGCTCTTGCGCAGGACACGGTCCTTGTCATCACCGTACTCTGTCGATTTGAACCAGAGCGCACCATCCTTCTCATAGGTCAGGCCCTTGTCCTTCATCATCTGCAGGCAGTCCCTGATCCGCTTTGCATCATTTTCATAGAAGAAGGTTTCACGCATCCAGGACTCAAACGTAACCCCGAACAGTTCCAGATCCTCTTTGATCTTGGCAAGCTCGCGGCGCTCCCCTTCCTTCTTGAAGTATTCAAGACGCTCCTTGGGATCCGCATCGAGCCACTTGTCACCTTCTGCTGCGGCAATCTCATCCGCAATGTCAATGACATCCTGCGCATGATAGCCATTCTCCGGAAGCGGATATTCCTTTCCAAAATGACGGAAGTAACGCGAAATCAGCGACTCGCCGAACATGACCATCTGGTTGCCCGCATCATTGACGTAGTACTCACGCAGACAGTTGTAGCCGCTTGCCTCATAAAGGCGGCAGATGCTGTCGCCCCAGGCAGCGTTTCTCGCATGGCCGCAATGAAGACGGCCCGTCGGGTTTGCCGAAACCCATTCCACAAGGACGTTGGCGCCCTTCCCGGATTCATTCTTTCCCCAGTCATCACCAGCCGCAAGAACTGTATTGATGACCGATGACAGCGCATTCTTCGACATCCGGAAATTGATAAAACCGGGACGCACAGCCTCAATCTCCGACGCCTCCGGCAGCGTCTTCTTCAGATCTTCTACAAGCGGCGCCGCAATATCCATCGGCGCCTTGTGCAGAACACGGGCAAGACGCATCGCCGCACCCGTCGCATAGTCACCCATCTTCGGATCGCGCGGCGTCTCCACATTCAGCACCGCCTCATCCGCATCGATGCCGAACACATTCTTTACCGAAACCTTTACCGCATCATGAATCAGCTTCTCAAAATCACTCATCTCTATTCTCCATCCAGCCTTCCAAGGCATCCTTGCGAAAGAAACAGCCCAACGCGCCCCTTCCACCAATGGTGCGCCGAGCAGGAGTCGAACCCGCTACCTTTTGATTCGAAGTCAAATGCTCTATCCAGGTGAGCTATCGGCGCAAAAAACAGCGCATAATGCAACGCGCTGTAATCATAGCACATACCGCATTTTCCGCGGATACGTCAATGCATTATGAACCGCTTTCTCAGCAGCACGATTCCCCATCATGCCCGCAGCCGCCATCATGGTGCTCACCATGATGATCACATGCCGCATCTTCCTGATACTGCAGATTTCCAGCCAGCAGCGCATTCACTGCCCCGTCCGCATCGCCGCTGCATCCGCCGAAGAAACGGATTCCCATTGCCTTCAGCGCATTCTGTGCACCCATGCCGATGCCGCCGCAGATCAGCGCATCCGCCCCACGGCCTGACAGAACACCGGCAAGAGCACCGTGTCCCTGCCCGTTCGTACTCACGACATTGCTGGAAACCACTCTGCCGTCTTCAATGTCATAGACCTTGAACCACTCTGTCTTTCCAAAATGCTGGAAAATCTCGCCCGATGCCGGGTCAAACGTAACTGCAATCTTCATCTTCTCTTTTCCTTTCATATCTGCCAATGAACCGGTTCTGTTTACTGACTTTCCGCCGCAGCAGCCGCA contains:
- a CDS encoding transposase is translated as MYLTQTNYIRHLPKDQYEAILEMCSYANNLYNVGLYQIRQYFFATNKYLRYEENYHLCKDNENYKLLQAGISQQILRTCDHAFRSFFALLNKKKSGSYDKKVRIPHYRTKGGKYLLVLSTNAINIKNGNLSVPMSRTFSKQHPDLDSIRIPVPERISGRHIAEVRIVPVLSGKALKIQYCYEQEEEPQNLNAENV
- the argS gene encoding arginine--tRNA ligase gives rise to the protein MSDFEKLIHDAVKVSVKNVFGIDADEAVLNVETPRDPKMGDYATGAAMRLARVLHKAPMDIAAPLVEDLKKTLPEASEIEAVRPGFINFRMSKNALSSVINTVLAAGDDWGKNESGKGANVLVEWVSANPTGRLHCGHARNAAWGDSICRLYEASGYNCLREYYVNDAGNQMVMFGESLISRYFRHFGKEYPLPENGYHAQDVIDIADEIAAAEGDKWLDADPKERLEYFKKEGERRELAKIKEDLELFGVTFESWMRETFFYENDAKRIRDCLQMMKDKGLTYEKDGALWFKSTEYGDDKDRVLRKSDGTLAYLTPDIANHMYKVERGYEKLIDLWGADHHSYVTRMQCALKACGLPEGTLTVDIIQMVRMVEDGEEVKMSKRTGNAITLRELCEDLGTDAARWFFVSKDVATQMDLDLKLARTKDMNNPVFYAQYAYSRMHSILTREGTPEFAPTDDYSGLTDAKELRLMKLISEFPKEVADDARDRKPNKMTEYIMDFVKTYHSYYNSVRVLTDDPELTNERLGLTKACMVTLKNALHLVGVSAPEKM
- a CDS encoding DUF134 domain-containing protein, encoding MPRPVRKRTIYQKPRCCRFEPADASSGTIQLTLDELEAVRLADDAQLDQAECAGRMNVSRSTFQNILGAAHQKIAQALVYGKTLCIGGGNVVLEEDPGCGCCGGKSVNRTGSLADMKGKEKMKIAVTFDPASGEIFQHFGKTEWFKVYDIEDGRVVSSNVVSTNGQGHGALAGVLSGRGADALICGGIGMGAQNALKAMGIRFFGGCSGDADGAVNALLAGNLQYQEDAACDHHGEHHDGGCGHDGESCC